Genomic segment of Microbacterium sp. M28:
GTTGAGGATCTTGGTGCCGCGGTCCTTCGAGACCCGACCCTTGAGCAGTTCAGGGCGCTCGTCGATGAAGGACGTGCTGACGTCGCCGGCGATGAAGGCCTCGTCCTCGAGCAGCGCCTGCAGGAACGGGATGTTCGTCGAGACGCCGCGGATGCGGAACTCCGCCAGCGCACGCCGTGCCCGAGCGACGGCGGCGGGGAAGTCGCGTCCGCGGCAGGTCAGCTTGGAGAGCATGGAGTCGAAGTGCGGGCTGATCTGCGCACCCTGGTGGACGGTCCCGCCGTCCAGGCGGATCCCCGCGCCGCCGGGTGAGCGGTACGTCGTGATCTTGCCGGTGTCCGGGCGGAACCCCTGCGTCGGGTCCTCGGTCGTGATGCGGCACTGCAGCGCAGCGCCGCGCAGCTGGATGCGGTCCTGGACGAGGCCGAGCTCCGCCAGGGTCTGACCGGCCGCGATCCGCATCTGGGTCTGGACCAGGTCGACGTCCGTGACCTCCTCGGTCACGGTGTGCTCGACCTGGATGCGCGGGTTCATCTCGATGAAGACGACTTCGCCGGAGCGCTCCCCCGCCGTCTCGAGGAGGAACTCCACGGTGCCCGCGTTCTCGTAACCGATCGAACGCGCGAACGCGATCGCGTAGCCGTGCAACGCCTGACGGATGTCATCGTCCAGGTTCGGCGCCGGTGCGATCTCGACGACCTTCTGGTGCCGACGCTGCACCGAGCAGTCGCGCTCGAACAGGTGCACGGTCTCGCCGGTCTTGTCCGCCAGGATCTGCACCTCGATGTGACGCGGACGGACGACGGCCTGCTCCAGGAACATCCGAGGGTCGCCGAAGGCGCTGGCGGCCTCGCGCATGGCTTCGGCGAGAGCCGGCGCGAGCTCGGCCTCGGTCTCGACACGTCGCATGCCGCGTCCGCCACCACCGGCTACGGCCTTGGCGAACAGCGGGAAGCCGATGTCGGACGCCTGCGCGAGCAGTGCGTCGACGTCGTCGGATGCCTCGGTGGATCGCAGCACCGGCACACCGGCCTCGACGGCGTGCCGCTTCGCCTCGACCTTGTTGCCCGCCATCTCGAGGACGGCGGCGGGCGGTCCGATGAAGACGATGCCGTTGGCCGCGGCCTTCTCCGCCAGTTCGGGGTTCTCGGAGAGGAAGCCGTAGCCGGGGTAGATCGCGTCGGCACCGGATTCGAGCGCTACCCGGACGATCTCGTCGACATCCAGGTAGGCCCGGACGGGATGCCCTCGCTCACCGATCACGTAGGCCTCGTCGGCTTTGAGCCGATGCAGGGATCCGCGGTCCTCGTACGGGAAGACGGCGACCGTCCTCGCCCCGACCTCGAACGCCGCACGGAAGGCCCGGATCGCGATCTCGCCGCGATTGGCCACAAGGATCTTCTGGAACATGCACACCTCTGGTTGCTCGATGCGTGCGCGGATCCGCACGCAAGGGCGGGGCTGAGTGTCTCCCCAGACTAGGGCAAGGTAACGTGGACACCGTGCACGTACTCAGCGTCAGCTCTCTCAAGGGAGGCGTCGGCAAGACGACCGTGACCCTCGGCTTGGCCTCAGCGGCCTTCGCCAGGGGTGTCCGGACCCTCGTCGTCGACCTCGACCCGCAGTCCGATGTCTCCACCGGGATGGACATTCAGGTCGCCGGGCGGCTCAACGTCGCCGACGTCCTGGCGAACCCGAAGGAGAAGATCGTTCGTCAGGCGATCACCTCCAGCGGCTGGGCGAAGGTGCACCCCGGCACGATCGACGTGCTCATCGGGAGCCCGTCCGCCATCAACTTCGACGGCCCGCACCCCAGCGTGCGCGACGTCTGGAAGCTCGAGGAGGCTCTCGCCTCCGTCGAGGCCGACTACGACCTCGTCCTGATCGACTGCGCGCCTTCCCTGAACGCGCTCACCCGCACCGCCTGGGCCGCGAGCGACCGCGTCATGGTCGTCACCGAGCCGGGGCTGTTCTCCGTCGCCGCTGCCGACCGCGCGCTGCGTGCCATCGAGGAGATCCGTCGGGGGCTCTCCCCCCGACTGCAGCCGCTCGGCATCGTCGTCAACCGTGTTCGGCCGCAGTCGATCGAGCACCAGTTCCGCATCAAGGAGCTGCGCGACATGTTCGGGCCGCTCGTGCTCTCCCCGCAGCTGCCCGAGCGCACCTCGCTGCAGCAGGCGCAGGGCGCTGCCAAGCCGTTGCACATCTGGCCCGGCGACTCCGCGCAGGAACTCGCCGCCGACTTCGATCTGCTCCTCGACCGCATCGTCCGCACCGGCCGCATCCCGGTGTCGGAAAAGGGTCCGCAGGCCTGACGCAGCGCAGACTCCCGTCCGGCCGTCAGCGGACCTCGCTTGACCGACGAAGGTGTGGTGGTTCGCAGACCATCGAAGGGTCGCCGCGAACGACGCGCGAGGTGATGTCAGGCGGAGCGCTTGGCGCGACGCGTCGCGAGCTCGTCGACGGGGTCCGGAGCGGTCGGATCGAACTCCACCAGAGTCGACTCGACCTCGCGCAGGACCTTGCCGACGGCGATGCCGAACACACCCTGTCCGCGGCTGACCAGGTCGATGACCTCGTCGTTCGACGTGCACAGGTACACCGATGCGCCGTCGCTCATCAGCGTCGTACCGGCGAGGTCACGGATGCCCGCGGCGCGCAGCTGGTCGACGGCCGTCCGGATCTGCTGCAGCGAGATACCCGTGTCGAGGAGGCGCTTGACGAGCTTGAGGACGAGGATGTCGCGGAACCCGTAGAGGCGCTGCGATCCCGAGCCGTTGGCTCCGCGGACCGTCGGGACGACGAGCTCGGTGCGGGCCCAGTAATCCAACTGGCGGTACGTGATTCCGGCGGCGCGAGCGGCGACCGCGCCGCGGTAGCCCACCTCGTCGTCCA
This window contains:
- a CDS encoding MerR family transcriptional regulator, with the protein product MNADELTGDPRFVTELLFTDGLPAMDDEVGYRGAVAARAAGITYRQLDYWARTELVVPTVRGANGSGSQRLYGFRDILVLKLVKRLLDTGISLQQIRTAVDQLRAAGIRDLAGTTLMSDGASVYLCTSNDEVIDLVSRGQGVFGIAVGKVLREVESTLVEFDPTAPDPVDELATRRAKRSA
- a CDS encoding ParA family protein, which translates into the protein MHVLSVSSLKGGVGKTTVTLGLASAAFARGVRTLVVDLDPQSDVSTGMDIQVAGRLNVADVLANPKEKIVRQAITSSGWAKVHPGTIDVLIGSPSAINFDGPHPSVRDVWKLEEALASVEADYDLVLIDCAPSLNALTRTAWAASDRVMVVTEPGLFSVAAADRALRAIEEIRRGLSPRLQPLGIVVNRVRPQSIEHQFRIKELRDMFGPLVLSPQLPERTSLQQAQGAAKPLHIWPGDSAQELAADFDLLLDRIVRTGRIPVSEKGPQA